The DNA sequence CGACCGGAATGCGCCTCCACAGATGCGGCCCTGTCGCCCAGCGTCTGCTCCTGGGCCTGCTCGCGCCCTGGGTCGATGACCAGGCCGTATTCCTGCTCCAGCTCACGGCACAGTTTGTCGCGTTTGATGTAATCGCGCCAAGGCTCCACCCGCGTCAGCTTTTCAGGGTGGATGAGGTTGTAGGCGACATGCATATGGATGTTGTCAGTGTTGACGTGGACGCCGCAGTGGCGCTGATGGTCGGCAAGCCCAAGGGCTTCGGCGAAGCGCTCTTCAATGGCCTTGAACTTTTCCGGCGTGAGGACGCCTTCATCCTCCGGGCGGAAGCTGACAACCAGGTGATAGGTTTTGACGCCCTGGCTGCGGGTGTTAAGTGCCTGGGTGTCGGCCACTTCCTGCATGGCCAGTTCGTAATCATCCCCTGCCCAACAACCGGCGCACCAGCTAACCAGAGATTTCTCGCCCTGATGGCTGGCATCGGCGATGTAGCTGGCAAGACGACCGTAATTGTCGTTCCCGGCCTGACAGTGGATGCGTTTGCTGATCATAGCGCGCGAATTTTTGCTTTCAGACTTGCTTGAAGCTGATCCAGCCGGTGGAGCAGGCTGTGTATCTGCTCCCTGCTGCCGCCCGCCGCCAAACTTTGCTTCAGCAGACCGCCCAGCCGTCCAAGGTCGGCGTTGACCTTCAGCAGCTCTCTTCGGGCCTGCTGGTCTTCGCGGCTCTCCACCCTGCAGCCCAGACACACGCGCCTGGTAAACTCTGAAAGTGTCAGCCCGGCCCGGTTGCTGAACTCCATAATAAGAGCGAACTCTCCCGCCGTGACATATGACTTCAGTATGCAAGTCCGCTTGGGCCTTGCTGCCTTGGCTGCCTTGTCTGGCGTCATTAAATGAACCTCATCCTGTCAGGAGAAATAGTTCTCCCGACTATTCCGCGAAAAACAGCAAAAATCGCTTTAGTTACGGCTGTCTCCGTAGTTATTTCTTCCAGGTTGCTGATGTTGCAGGAATTGCAGACGTAGTTAGTAACGGCCTGCTTCGAGTAATCAAGACTGATATACGCCCATAAATCAAGCAAACCGGAAATGACGGCAATGCCGTCGGGAGCCTCCGCCACTTTCCTGTCCGCCGCATCGACATCGTTCCGGATGACAAATATTTTCTTCCAGAGAAAAGTAAAAGCTGCATAAAAGGAATCCTTCTGCAGGTCTTCCAGCCTCCTGGCTTGCATGGCCACGAGCAAATCTTGCACCACATTCTCTTCTGCTGTCTTTTCGACATAGGCCACCATGCGAATCAGCCCCTTGAGAGCCTCTATTTGCCGGACAGTGAGCTTTTTTCCAGCAGAGAACAGAGTCCACTGTGCGGGCTTTGCATCCTGAATTTTTTGAAAATCGGGGCCAGCAGACTCCGTGACTTCCTGCCTCTTCAGCAATGCTACCTCCATTGCATTGAAAGCCTCCAGGAACTTCTCTTTCCATGCCGCCGCCTTTTTGCCGGTAAAGCCCATGGCCAGAAAAGCGAAGCCGTCGCGGGTCAGACGGTAGGCAGGGAATTCACGTTTAGCTCCACTGCCGATTTCCGCCTCATAGACCATTGGCTGAAAATTGAGCCGATGGAACTCTGGTGAGCACTCCAGATTTTCAATGGCCTGAAGCACGTTTTTGTGCTCTTTCTCGAACGCCTCAGCGATGATCAGCGACGTGGTAAACATTTCGTCATCATCAATCTGCACAATATTTTCAAATGGTTGAGTGGAGATTGCCTGCGTGTTGTTCTGACTGCCTTCCATTGCTTTCTCCTTTGTTTTTTAGCGTTGAGCCGAAGGCGAATAAGCAAGCCACCCCCGGCGATTGAGGGGGCAGGACGTAAAGTGTGGTACCACTTTACCTGTCCTGCCCTCTTTGTTTTGTTTTCAGCTATAGCATACTCATGTAATTTTACAACAATCTATTACATATTTCATAGAATGTCATAGAATGTCATAGAATGTAATTGATGAATGTTGCAAAAAATGTGTTATTGCGATGAGTTATATAATGATTAGAGTAGCGGAAGAACGGAGACGGCCTGCATCCCCTGATCAGGAGCGAGGTGGGCATAGCGCATGGTCATGCGGATGTCTTTATGACCAAGCAGACGGCTCACGAGCGCGAGCGGCGTGCCGTTCTGAACAAGCCACGATGCGAACGTGTGGCGAAGCGTATGAAAGCAGACTTTTTCTCGGCGGTCGTTTACTCCATGATTAAAACCGCAGGCCTCAACAGCTTCTTGAAACATGTAGTATTTGGTCTG is a window from the Desulfovibrio legallii genome containing:
- a CDS encoding plasmid mobilization protein — encoded protein: MTPDKAAKAARPKRTCILKSYVTAGEFALIMEFSNRAGLTLSEFTRRVCLGCRVESREDQQARRELLKVNADLGRLGGLLKQSLAAGGSREQIHSLLHRLDQLQASLKAKIRAL
- a CDS encoding Rha family transcriptional regulator, coding for MEGSQNNTQAISTQPFENIVQIDDDEMFTTSLIIAEAFEKEHKNVLQAIENLECSPEFHRLNFQPMVYEAEIGSGAKREFPAYRLTRDGFAFLAMGFTGKKAAAWKEKFLEAFNAMEVALLKRQEVTESAGPDFQKIQDAKPAQWTLFSAGKKLTVRQIEALKGLIRMVAYVEKTAEENVVQDLLVAMQARRLEDLQKDSFYAAFTFLWKKIFVIRNDVDAADRKVAEAPDGIAVISGLLDLWAYISLDYSKQAVTNYVCNSCNISNLEEITTETAVTKAIFAVFRGIVGRTISPDRMRFI
- a CDS encoding tyrosine-type recombinase/integrase: MAQAQTKYYMFQEAVEACGFNHGVNDRREKVCFHTLRHTFASWLVQNGTPLALVSRLLGHKDIRMTMRYAHLAPDQGMQAVSVLPLL